From a region of the Impatiens glandulifera chromosome 4, dImpGla2.1, whole genome shotgun sequence genome:
- the LOC124933646 gene encoding protein SEMI-ROLLED LEAF 2-like isoform X2: MADISGVISRQVLPACGGLCFFCPGMRARSRQPVKRYKKLISDIFPKSQDEEPNDRKIGKLCEYAARNPLRIPKITNTLEQRCYKELRNENYRSAKTVLLIYRKLLNTCKEQLPLFASSLLSVIQTLLEQTSQDDMQITGCLTLLDFVNCQKDATYMFNLEAFIPKLCQLALEVGDDERAMQIRSSGLQAIASMVWFMGQNSHVSAEFDNIVSTILENYGGSGKDSKVSENANQSNWVDEVQKIEGYVSPSPEIGRVPSWDMILNEKGEINMTVEYAHNPLFWSRVCLHNMAKLAKEATIMRRVLESVFRYFDNGNLWPLKNGLAFPVLKDLQFLMDDSGESAHFLISILVKHLDHKNVLKQPDMQLDIIEVSTALARQTTIHSTVAMISAITDLMRHLRKSVHCSLDDANLGSDVIKWNRKFRELVDECLVEISHKVGDAGPVIDTMAVMLENISTITVISRTTISAVYRTAQIVAAMPNLSYKNKAFPEALYYQLLTAMVHPDHETRIGAHRIFSVVLVPASFHPRTGSANVESKNASDLARTLSRTVSVFSSSAALFRKLRNDRSSSRGGGSLDNNDKVAREEHQNNNSGVLNRIKSTYSRVYTSKNASAPLNDEGDCADDSSNKESEISSLRLSSRQISLLLSSMWAQSISPTNVPENFEAIAHTYSLVLLFSRSKHSSQKNLVRSFQLAFSLWNISLSEGGTLPPSRRKSLYTLATSLIIFSSKAFNIAPLVQCAKTALSDKVVDPFLQLVDECKLQAVKGPEQPRILYGSKEDDICASKVLLEIKATASQRRETFVSMILNNLSSLTREELLTEFLPDEGCPLGTQFMEPPRRVQFNLDDNRSMESNATFTNDDDGIPDSFANQSKNKLHLSTSTTNLLSVNQLLESVLETAHQVGRISVSNSGDVSYKEMAGHCEALLMGKQQKMSYLMNNQQRQETMWTENLKVIEEETNLPHAHIAGPFQEEKHADNPFLYQDPSLGINKPTNLPMMPLMCRAEYNHHPTFTLPVSSPFDNFLKAAGC; encoded by the exons atggcTGATATCTCGGGAGTGATCTCGAGGCAAGTTTTACCAGCATGTGGAGGCCTTTGTTTCTTCTGCCCTGGGATGAGGGCGCGATCTAGGCAGCCTGTCAAACGTTATAAGAAGTTGATCTCCGATATCTTCCCTAAATCACAG GACGAAGAACCAAATGATAGAAAGATTGGTAAACTTTGTGAATATGCTGCCAGAAACCCTTTACGGATTCCAAAG ATCACAAATACATTGGAGCAAAGGTGCTACAAGGAACTCAGAAATGAGAACTATCGATCCGCAAAAACTGTCTTGTTGATTTATAGGAAGTTATTGAATACTTGCAAGGAGCAACT ACCTCTCTTTGCAAGTAGCTTACTGAGTGTCATACAAACTCTTCTAGAGCAGACAAGCCAGGATGATATGCAAATTACAGGATGCCTGACACTTCTTGATTTTGTGAATTGTCAG AAAGATGCCACATACATGTTTAACTTAGAAGCATTTATTCCAAAACTCTGCCAACTAGCTTTAGAAGTTGGGGATGATGAGAGAGCAATGCAAATTCGTTCTTCTGGACTCCAAGCCATTGCTTCCATG GTTTGGTTCATGGGCCAAAACTCTCATGTTTCGGCTGAATTTGATAAT ATTGTTTCTACAATATTGGAAAATTATGGGGGATCTGGTAAAGACTCAAAGGTTTCAGAAAATGCCAATCAGAGCAATTGGGTAGATGAAGTTCAGAAGATTGAGGGTTATGTTTCTCCTTCACCAGAGATAGGGAGAGTTCCTTCATGGGATATGATATTGAATGAGAAAGGCGAAATAAATATGACAGT GGAATATGCACATAACCCGCTCTTTTGGTCGAGGGTATGCCTGCATAACATGGCCAAGCTGGCCAAGGAGGCAACGATTATGCGACGTGTGCTTGAATCAGTTTTCCGCTACTTTGACAATGGAAATTTATGGCCTCTTAAGAATGGTCTTGCTTTTCCCGTTCTTAAGGACTTGCAGTTTTTAATGGATGATTCTG GGGAAAGTGCACATTTTCTGATATCAATTTTGGTCAAGCATCTTGACCACAAAAATGTTCTAAAACAACCAGATATGCAGCTCGACATAATTGAAGTCTCCACAGCTCTTGCTCGACAAACCACTATTCATTCTACAGTAGCCATGATAAGTGCAATAACCGACCTAATGCGGCATTTACGGAAAAGCGTACACTGCTCTCTTGATGATGCAAATTTAGGATCTGATGTAATCAAATGGAACAGGAAATTTAGGGAACTGGTGGATGAGTGTCTTGTAGAAATATCTCACAag GTTGGAGATGCAGGGCCTGTCATTGATACCATGGCTGTCATGTTGGAGAACATCTCAACCATTACAGTCATTTCAAGGACAACTATTTCTGCTGTTTATCGAACTGCTCAAATTGTAGCTGCCATGCCAAATTTATCTTATAAGAACAAG GCATTTCCTGAGGCTTTGTATTACCAGTTGCTCACTGCAATGGTCCATCCAGATCATGAAACGCGTATAGGAGCACACCGCATTTTCTCTGTAGTTCTTGTACCTGCTTCATTTCATCCTAGGACAGGCTCAGCAAATGTTGAATCCAAGAATGCTTCTGATCTAGCAAGAACACTCTCTAGAACGGTCTCTGTCTTCTCTTCATCTGCAGCTCTTTTCAGGAAGCTAAGAAATGACAGGTCTTCATCCAGGGGAGGTGGTAGTCTGGACAACAATGATAAAGTTGCAAGGGAGGAACACCAAAATAACAACAGTGGTGTTCTTAACAGGATCAAATCCACATACAGTCGGGTTTATACTTCCAAAAATGCATCTGCACCTCTAAATGATGAGGGAGATTGTGCAGATGATTCTTCAAATAAAGAATCG GAAATTTCTTCTCTTAGGCTAAGTAGTCGCCAGATCAGCCTCCTGCTTTCATCAATGTGGGCCCAATCCATCTCACCTACGAATGTACCTGAAAATTTTGAAGCAATTGCTCATACATACAGCTTAGTATTGCTCTTCTCTCGATCCAAG CATTCCAGCCAAAAAAACCTAGTTAGAAGCTTCCAGTTAGCATTTTCGCTGTGGAACATTTCTCTCTCAGAAGGAG GAACACTACCACCATCACGTCGCAAATCCCTCTATACCTTGGCAACATCTTTGATCATCTTTTCATCAAAAGCATTCAATATTGCACCTCTTGTTCAATGTGCGAAAACAGCACTTTCAGATAAAGTG GTGGATCCGTTTCTGCAATTGGTTGATGAATGCAAGTTACAAGCAGTTAAAGGGCCTGAACAACCTAGGATCCTTTATGGATCCAAAGAGGATGATATTTGTGCTTCAAAAGTTCTTCTTGAAATAAAAGCCACTGCCAGTCAGAGAAGAGAGACCTTTGTGTCTATGATTTTAAACAATTTG TCTTCACTCACAAGGGAAGAGTTGCTAACAGAATTCTTACCCGATGAAGGGTGCCCACTAGGAACACAGTTCATGGAACCTCCACGAAGAGtacaatttaatttagatgATAATAGATCTATGGAG AGCAATGCAACATTTACAAACGATGATGATGGAATTCCAGATTCATTTGCAAATCAATCCAAGAACAAGTTACATCTATCCACTTCGACAACCAATCTTTTGAGTGTCAATCAACTTCTTGAATCA GTTTTGGAGACTGCACATCAAGTTGGCAGAATTTCGGTCTCAAACTCAGGTGACGTGTCTTACAAGGAGATGGCGGGTCATTGTGAGGCCCTTCTGATGGGAAAACAACAGAAAATGTCCTATTTGATGAACAACCAACAAAGGCAGGAAACAATGTGGACGGAAAACTTAAAAGTTATTGAAGAAGAAACGAATCTCCCCCATGCTCATATAGCCGGGCCTTTCCAAGAG GAAAAACACGCAGACAATCCTTTCTTATATCAAGATCCAAGCTTGGGCATAAATAAACCGACAAATCTTCCAATGATGCCATTGATGTGCAGAGCAGAGTACAATCATCATCCTACATTTACGCTACCAGTGTCGAGCCCATTCGATAACTTCTTGAAAGCTGCTGGCTGTTAA
- the LOC124933646 gene encoding protein SEMI-ROLLED LEAF 2-like isoform X1, translated as MADISGVISRQVLPACGGLCFFCPGMRARSRQPVKRYKKLISDIFPKSQDEEPNDRKIGKLCEYAARNPLRIPKITNTLEQRCYKELRNENYRSAKTVLLIYRKLLNTCKEQLPLFASSLLSVIQTLLEQTSQDDMQITGCLTLLDFVNCQKDATYMFNLEAFIPKLCQLALEVGDDERAMQIRSSGLQAIASMVWFMGQNSHVSAEFDNIVSTILENYGGSGKDSKVSENANQSNWVDEVQKIEGYVSPSPEIGRVPSWDMILNEKGEINMTVEYAHNPLFWSRVCLHNMAKLAKEATIMRRVLESVFRYFDNGNLWPLKNGLAFPVLKDLQFLMDDSGESAHFLISILVKHLDHKNVLKQPDMQLDIIEVSTALARQTTIHSTVAMISAITDLMRHLRKSVHCSLDDANLGSDVIKWNRKFRELVDECLVEISHKVGDAGPVIDTMAVMLENISTITVISRTTISAVYRTAQIVAAMPNLSYKNKAFPEALYYQLLTAMVHPDHETRIGAHRIFSVVLVPASFHPRTGSANVESKNASDLARTLSRTVSVFSSSAALFRKLRNDRSSSRGGGSLDNNDKVAREEHQNNNSGVLNRIKSTYSRVYTSKNASAPLNDEGDCADDSSNKESEISSLRLSSRQISLLLSSMWAQSISPTNVPENFEAIAHTYSLVLLFSRSKHSSQKNLVRSFQLAFSLWNISLSEGGTLPPSRRKSLYTLATSLIIFSSKAFNIAPLVQCAKTALSDKVVDPFLQLVDECKLQAVKGPEQPRILYGSKEDDICASKVLLEIKATASQRRETFVSMILNNLSQSSLTREELLTEFLPDEGCPLGTQFMEPPRRVQFNLDDNRSMESNATFTNDDDGIPDSFANQSKNKLHLSTSTTNLLSVNQLLESVLETAHQVGRISVSNSGDVSYKEMAGHCEALLMGKQQKMSYLMNNQQRQETMWTENLKVIEEETNLPHAHIAGPFQEEKHADNPFLYQDPSLGINKPTNLPMMPLMCRAEYNHHPTFTLPVSSPFDNFLKAAGC; from the exons atggcTGATATCTCGGGAGTGATCTCGAGGCAAGTTTTACCAGCATGTGGAGGCCTTTGTTTCTTCTGCCCTGGGATGAGGGCGCGATCTAGGCAGCCTGTCAAACGTTATAAGAAGTTGATCTCCGATATCTTCCCTAAATCACAG GACGAAGAACCAAATGATAGAAAGATTGGTAAACTTTGTGAATATGCTGCCAGAAACCCTTTACGGATTCCAAAG ATCACAAATACATTGGAGCAAAGGTGCTACAAGGAACTCAGAAATGAGAACTATCGATCCGCAAAAACTGTCTTGTTGATTTATAGGAAGTTATTGAATACTTGCAAGGAGCAACT ACCTCTCTTTGCAAGTAGCTTACTGAGTGTCATACAAACTCTTCTAGAGCAGACAAGCCAGGATGATATGCAAATTACAGGATGCCTGACACTTCTTGATTTTGTGAATTGTCAG AAAGATGCCACATACATGTTTAACTTAGAAGCATTTATTCCAAAACTCTGCCAACTAGCTTTAGAAGTTGGGGATGATGAGAGAGCAATGCAAATTCGTTCTTCTGGACTCCAAGCCATTGCTTCCATG GTTTGGTTCATGGGCCAAAACTCTCATGTTTCGGCTGAATTTGATAAT ATTGTTTCTACAATATTGGAAAATTATGGGGGATCTGGTAAAGACTCAAAGGTTTCAGAAAATGCCAATCAGAGCAATTGGGTAGATGAAGTTCAGAAGATTGAGGGTTATGTTTCTCCTTCACCAGAGATAGGGAGAGTTCCTTCATGGGATATGATATTGAATGAGAAAGGCGAAATAAATATGACAGT GGAATATGCACATAACCCGCTCTTTTGGTCGAGGGTATGCCTGCATAACATGGCCAAGCTGGCCAAGGAGGCAACGATTATGCGACGTGTGCTTGAATCAGTTTTCCGCTACTTTGACAATGGAAATTTATGGCCTCTTAAGAATGGTCTTGCTTTTCCCGTTCTTAAGGACTTGCAGTTTTTAATGGATGATTCTG GGGAAAGTGCACATTTTCTGATATCAATTTTGGTCAAGCATCTTGACCACAAAAATGTTCTAAAACAACCAGATATGCAGCTCGACATAATTGAAGTCTCCACAGCTCTTGCTCGACAAACCACTATTCATTCTACAGTAGCCATGATAAGTGCAATAACCGACCTAATGCGGCATTTACGGAAAAGCGTACACTGCTCTCTTGATGATGCAAATTTAGGATCTGATGTAATCAAATGGAACAGGAAATTTAGGGAACTGGTGGATGAGTGTCTTGTAGAAATATCTCACAag GTTGGAGATGCAGGGCCTGTCATTGATACCATGGCTGTCATGTTGGAGAACATCTCAACCATTACAGTCATTTCAAGGACAACTATTTCTGCTGTTTATCGAACTGCTCAAATTGTAGCTGCCATGCCAAATTTATCTTATAAGAACAAG GCATTTCCTGAGGCTTTGTATTACCAGTTGCTCACTGCAATGGTCCATCCAGATCATGAAACGCGTATAGGAGCACACCGCATTTTCTCTGTAGTTCTTGTACCTGCTTCATTTCATCCTAGGACAGGCTCAGCAAATGTTGAATCCAAGAATGCTTCTGATCTAGCAAGAACACTCTCTAGAACGGTCTCTGTCTTCTCTTCATCTGCAGCTCTTTTCAGGAAGCTAAGAAATGACAGGTCTTCATCCAGGGGAGGTGGTAGTCTGGACAACAATGATAAAGTTGCAAGGGAGGAACACCAAAATAACAACAGTGGTGTTCTTAACAGGATCAAATCCACATACAGTCGGGTTTATACTTCCAAAAATGCATCTGCACCTCTAAATGATGAGGGAGATTGTGCAGATGATTCTTCAAATAAAGAATCG GAAATTTCTTCTCTTAGGCTAAGTAGTCGCCAGATCAGCCTCCTGCTTTCATCAATGTGGGCCCAATCCATCTCACCTACGAATGTACCTGAAAATTTTGAAGCAATTGCTCATACATACAGCTTAGTATTGCTCTTCTCTCGATCCAAG CATTCCAGCCAAAAAAACCTAGTTAGAAGCTTCCAGTTAGCATTTTCGCTGTGGAACATTTCTCTCTCAGAAGGAG GAACACTACCACCATCACGTCGCAAATCCCTCTATACCTTGGCAACATCTTTGATCATCTTTTCATCAAAAGCATTCAATATTGCACCTCTTGTTCAATGTGCGAAAACAGCACTTTCAGATAAAGTG GTGGATCCGTTTCTGCAATTGGTTGATGAATGCAAGTTACAAGCAGTTAAAGGGCCTGAACAACCTAGGATCCTTTATGGATCCAAAGAGGATGATATTTGTGCTTCAAAAGTTCTTCTTGAAATAAAAGCCACTGCCAGTCAGAGAAGAGAGACCTTTGTGTCTATGATTTTAAACAATTTG TCTCAGTCTTCACTCACAAGGGAAGAGTTGCTAACAGAATTCTTACCCGATGAAGGGTGCCCACTAGGAACACAGTTCATGGAACCTCCACGAAGAGtacaatttaatttagatgATAATAGATCTATGGAG AGCAATGCAACATTTACAAACGATGATGATGGAATTCCAGATTCATTTGCAAATCAATCCAAGAACAAGTTACATCTATCCACTTCGACAACCAATCTTTTGAGTGTCAATCAACTTCTTGAATCA GTTTTGGAGACTGCACATCAAGTTGGCAGAATTTCGGTCTCAAACTCAGGTGACGTGTCTTACAAGGAGATGGCGGGTCATTGTGAGGCCCTTCTGATGGGAAAACAACAGAAAATGTCCTATTTGATGAACAACCAACAAAGGCAGGAAACAATGTGGACGGAAAACTTAAAAGTTATTGAAGAAGAAACGAATCTCCCCCATGCTCATATAGCCGGGCCTTTCCAAGAG GAAAAACACGCAGACAATCCTTTCTTATATCAAGATCCAAGCTTGGGCATAAATAAACCGACAAATCTTCCAATGATGCCATTGATGTGCAGAGCAGAGTACAATCATCATCCTACATTTACGCTACCAGTGTCGAGCCCATTCGATAACTTCTTGAAAGCTGCTGGCTGTTAA